The Clostridiales bacterium FE2011 sequence CTATTACATTTACCGCATCAAGCAGAAATACCCGACCGGCATCGAGGTCAGAAACGGGGAGGTCATCTTTGACGATCCCCATAAGCTGGAATACATCAAGGGAAGCATGCCGACCTATGAGACGCTGGCACTTTACGCGGACGGACACGGGGACAGCCTGCCCAATCCTGAAAAGAGCGCAGGACAATATGTTGAAGAAGGCGCAACACAGGTATATTCCTTCGGACCGTGCCTGGTGAAGAACGGCAAGCTGACGGAATATGCCCTGAACCTGACCAATACAAGCTATCATCCGCGGCTGGCAATCGGCGTTGTCGAGAACGGCCATTATGTGGTGGTCATGTGCGAAGGGCGGATCAAGCGTTCCAAGGGCGTTCAGATGGCTTATCTTGCGGAACTGATGATGCAGGAAGGCTGCACTATTGCCGTGAATATGGACGGCGGACAGAGCGCCGCGGTCGCTTTCATGGGACATCAGCTGAACCAGGTCTGGAGTTCCCAGCCCAACGGACGAGAACAGGCGGATATCCTCGCTTTCGGTACCTCCGGGCAGGTCGGTTCCTTCGAAATGGCTGATGAGTTTAAAACAAAGCGGAAGAAATAACGCAAATAATGCTTGACAGGCAAGGGCCGGAAGTGATATCTTATTTCAGTGCCGCTCGGGAGAGGTCTGTCCAAATGCGCATTGCGCAACCTCAGAATCCCGGCGAGATTGTAATCAGGAGGTGCTGTCCCATGTACGCTATTATTGCAGCGGGCGGCAGACAATACCGTGTATCCCAGGGCGATGTGATCTACATCGACAAAGTCAACCAGGAAGCTGATTCCAAGATTTCCTTCGATGTGCTGATGATCGGCGGCGAAGGCGACGTGAAAGTCGGCAATCCCACCATTGAAGGCGCTAAGGTCGAGGGCAAGGTCATTGCTCAGGTAAAGGGTGAAAAGATCACCGTTTACAAGTACAAGAGCAAGAAAGACACCAAGAGAAAGATCGGCCATCGTCAGCCCTACACCAAGGTGGAGATCACCGCGATCAACGCGTAATGATCACCGCAGTCCTGTACCGGGAAGGGGATAACCTGACCGGCTGCCGGCTTGAGGGTCACAGCGGCTGGGCGGAATCAGGCCGTGACATTGTGTGCGCGGCTGCTTCCATTCTCGGCTGTACCTGTGTGAACGCGCTGGAAAGCGTGTGCGGCGTTATCCCGGAGATTACCGAGTATAACGAAGACAAAGGTGTGCTCGCGTTTGAACTTCCGGAAACAACGGAAAAAGAAAATGCAGAAGCACAGATTGTGATGAAGACACTCAGGCAGGGACTGAAAGATCTTGCGGAAGCCTATCCGCAGAATGTGACATTTTCCATTAAAGAACGGAGGAAACAACAATGATGAAGCTTAATCTTCAACTGTTCGCTCATAAAAAAGGTATGGGCTCCACCCGTAACGGCCGCGACAGCGAGTCCAAGCGTCTTGGACCGAAGCGTGCCGACGGACAGATGGCGCTGGCCGGCAATATTCTCGTGCGTCAGCGCGGCACCCACATCCATCCCGGCCACAATGTAGGCATCGGCAAGGATGATACCCTGTTCGCCAAGACCACCGGTATCGTTCGGTTCGAGCGTCTGGGCAAGGATCGCAAGCAGGTCTCCGTATATCCCGTTGAGACCGCGGCCGAAGCTCAGTAATAACGGGCAAGATGAATCAGGGCTGTTGCGTCGCAACAGCCCTTTTAGTCAATTATGATGGAGGAATGAACCATGAGTGAGACCAAAAAGACGTTCTACATCACCACGCCGATCTATTATCCGTCCGGCAACATGACCATCGGCCACACCTATACCACTGTGGCGGCTGATACCATGACCCGGTTCAAGAAGATGCAGGGCTATGACACCTATTTCCTGACCGGTACGGACGAGCATGGCCAGAAGATCGAGAAGAAGGCGGCGGAAGCCGGCGTTACCCCGATCCAGTATGTGGACAAGATCGTCGCGGAGACGCAGGATCTCTGGAAGCTCATGGACATCCAGTATGATGACTTTATCCGCACCACCGAAGAACGTCATACCAAGGTTGTGCAGAAAATCTTCCGCCAGTTCTATGAGCAGGGGGACATCTATAAGGCTGAGTATGAGGGTATGTACTGCACTCCCTGCGAAAGTTTCTGGACGCCCACCCAGCTGGTGGAAAAGGACGGGGTGAAGGTCTGCCCCGACTGCGGACGTCCCTGCCAGCCCATGAAGGAAGAAAGCTATTTCTTCAAGATGAGCAAATACCAGGACTGGCTCATTGACTATATCGAAACCCATCCGGACTTTATCCAGCCTGCCAAGCGGGCAAACGAAATGCTGACCAATTTCCTGCGTCCAGGCCTTCAGGACCTGTGCGTGAGCCGTACCAGCGTCAAGTGGGGTGTTCCGGTGGATTTCGATGAGAAGCACACTGTGTACGTCTGGATTGACGCGCTGAGCAACTACATCACCGCGCTGGGATACGGCACGGATCATGATGAACTGTTCAGGAAGTACTGGCCGGCGGATATCCACCTGGTAGGTAAGGAAATTGTTCGTTTCCACACCATTTACTGGCCGATCATGCTGCATGCTCTGGGCCTGCCGCTGCCGAAGCAGGTATTCGGCCACGGCTGGCTGCTGTTCGGCGCGGACCGGATGAGCAAGTCAAAGGGCAATGTGGTCTATCCCGGCCCCATTGTGGCCCGTTACGGCGTGGATCCGCTCCGCTATTACCTGATGAGGGAAATGCCCTTCGGAGCGGACGGGAACTACACCAATGAATCCTTCCTGACCCGCATGAATGCGGACCTGGCGAACGACCTGGGCAACCTGGTCAGCCGGACCGTGGCGATGATCGAGAAGTATTTTGACGGCATCCTGCCCGCCTGGACAGACGCAGTGGACGCTGAACTGGATACCCCCCTGCAGGAGCACTGTGCCGCCCTGCCGAAACTGGTGGACGAGCAGATGGATAAACTGCAGTTCTCCCAGGCTCTGGCGGAAGTATGGAAAGTCATCGGCGAATGCAACAAGTATATTGACCTGACCCAGCCCTGGGTCCTGGGCAAGGATCCGGAGAAGAAGGACCGGCTGGCAAACGTGATGCTGACCCTGGCGGAATGCGTACGGTTTGCTGCTGTGCTGATCGGACCCTTCATGCCCTCTACACCCGCCCGCATCTTCGCTCAGCTGGGTGTTACGGATGACAGCCTGAAGACCTGGGACAGCCTGAAGGCCTTCGGACTGCTGCCTGCCGGTACCAAGGTGCAGAAGGGTGAAGCCCTGTTCCCGCGGATTGACGTGAACAAGGAACTGGAAGCCCTGGCCGGCGGCAAGGAAGAAAAGAAGGCTGCCAAAGCTGAGGAAAAGCAGCAGAAGAAGGAACAGAAGGCTGAAAAGAAGCACGAAGAACCGGAATATCCTGCTGAGATCGATATCAATGATTTCTTCAAGTGCAAGATCCAGGTGGCCCGCGTGCTGGCCTGTGAAAAGGTAGAGAAGAGCACCAAACTGCTGAAGTTCCGCCTGGGACTGGGCAAAGACGGAGAACGCACCGTGGTCAGCGGCATCCAGAAATGGTATGAGCCGGAAACCCTGGTAGGAACCCAGGTGGCGGTAATCACCAACCTCAAGCCTGCCAAGCTGGCCGGCATCGAAAGCCAGGGCATGATCCTGTCCGCCCTGGACGATAACGGCAACCTTAGGCTGGTCTCTGTCGGAGAAGGCGTTGAAGACGGCGCCCTGATCGGATGATGGAATGGTTTGACAGCCACTGCCATGTGGATGAAGAAGCCTTTGATGAAGACCGGGAAGAAGCACTTGCCCGTATGGCGGAGCACGGCATTACCCGGTACGCGGTGATAGGCTCCGATATGGAAACCTCCCGGCGGGCCATCCGGTTTGCCCGGGAACACGCGGGAGCCATCGCCGTCGGCGGTATCCACCCCCATGAAGCCAAGGGCTTCCGGGAGGAAGATCTCGCGGAGATGGCGGACTGGTACCGGAAGGGAAAGATCAAAGCCATCGGCGAGATCGGGCTGGACTTCTACTACGACCACAGCCCCAGGGGAATCCAGCGGGAAGTCTGCATTCGACAGATGGAGCTGGCATGGGAACTGAAAGCACCCGTGGCCTATCATATCCGGGATGCACATGCTGAAATGCTGGAAATCATGAAAGGCATGAAGGCAAAACTGACCGGCGGGATCATCCACTGCTTCTCCGGAAGTGCGGAAATCGCGAAAGAGTACCTGAAACTTGGGTACTACATCTCCTTTGCGGGCCCGCTGACCTTCAAAAAGGCACCGAAGCTGCAGGAAGCCTGCCGGATTGTTCCGCAGGACCGGCTGCTGATCGAAACCGACAGCCCCTACATGGCGCCGGAACCGGTCAGGGGACGGCGGAACGAACCGGCGAACGTCCGGTATGTCGGTATGAAGCTGGCGGAAATACGGGGAGAAAAACCCGAAGAAGTGGCGGAATATACGACAGAGAATGCGAAAAAAGTATACGGGCTTGAGTAATTAAAGAACGGTCTTCCCGGCAGAGAAGGCCGTTCTTTTTCGTCCGCAGGCGGACGAATGATATGTTTGCCTTTGGCAAACGTGATATATTGAGCCTTCGGCGAAAGTGATGATTAGCGTGAACAAGGCGCTATACGGGTGCGAAGAGATAAATAACTGGTTGAGTATATAAAACATTCGTCGAAGACGAATATATCACTTTTGCCGAAGGCAAAAATATCATATTGGGCGTCAGCCCAATATATCACATTTTGACGAAGTCAAAATATATCATTTCGGCAGAAGGTGCAGACTTCTGCCGAATATTCATAGGCAAATGCCTATGAATGTGCTAATATATTATGGTTGGAGGTGCGTCATGGGAAAGATTGTGGTGGTTGCCGAGAAGCCCAGTGTGGGAAGAGATATTGCACGGGTACTCGGCTGCCGGACAGGCGGTGACGGATGCCTGATCGGGGACCGGTACATCGTTACCTGGGCTGTGGGGCATCTGGTGACACTGGTTGAGCCGAACGAACTGGATCCGAAGTATGAAAAGTGGTCCTTCGCGACGCTGCCCATCCTGCCGGAAACCATTCCCCTGAAAGTGATTTCCACAACCAGGGATCAATTCAGCAGGGTCAAAAAGCTGATTAATGATAAAGAGACAGATTCGCTGATTTGCGCAACAGATGCCGGGCGGGAAGGCGAACTGATTTTCCGGTATATCTATGAAAAAGCCGGCTGTACAAAGCCTTTCCAGCGCCTGTGGATCTCATCGATGACAGATGAAGCCATTACAGAAGGATTCCGGGATATCCGGCCGGGCGCGGACTATGACGGTCTGTATGAGAGTGCCCGGTGCCGGAGCAAAGCGGACTGGCTGGTCGGCATGAACGCCAGCCGGGCCTTTACGCTGAAATACAATACGCTTCTGTCTATCGGCCGGGTACAGACGCCGACGCTGGCGATCCTGGTGAAGCGCCGGAAGGAAATTGAGAACTTCAAGCCGGAAGGTTTCAGTACGCTGACTGCCGATTTCGGCGATTACAGCGGCGTATATTTTTCTGAAAAACTGGATCCGGATACTCACCTGAAGGAAAAAGAAGACGCGGAAAAGATTGCCGCAGAAGTGAAGGATAAGACAGGTACCGTAATCCAGGCGGAAACCATCCGGAAGAAGGAACTTCCGCCGCAACTGTATGACCTGACCAGCCTGCAGCGGGATGCCAACCGTATGCTGGGCTTTACCGCGGATAAAACGCTGAAAACGGCCCAGAGCCTGTATGAGAAACACAAGGCGCTGACTTATCCCCGTACGGACAGCCGTTTCCTTCCGCCGGATATGATCCCGCGGGTGGTGCAGACCATGAAGCTGCTGCCCGAAGCCTACCAGAAGTTTGTGCCGGGTGCGCTGCCCGGTGGAAAACTGCCGGTGAGCAAACGGACCATTGACCAGACGAAGGTAACGGACCATCATGCCATTATTCCCACCGCCAAGCGGTCTGATCCGTCCAAATTCAGCGAAGATGAACGGAAACTGTACGACATGGTGGCACGGCGGCTGCTGGCAGCCTTCTATCCGGCCTGTGACTATGACGCGACGAAGATTGTCACGAAGGTGGAGGAACATCTGTTCCGCACTACCGGCAAAGTGATTGTGAACAACGGATGGCATGACGTGCCGCCGCTGGAGAACCCGCCGAAGGCCAAGAAGAAGACGGCTGAGGAAGGGGAAAGCGAAAATCCGCTGCCGCCCCTGCAGGAAGGGGATACCAGGCCGGTCCGCGGTACGAAGATCAAGGAAGACAAGACAAAACCGCCGGCACCCCATACGGACGCCAGTCTGCTGGCAGCCATGGAAACCGCAGGCAAGGAACTGGATGATGAAGAGCTGGTCCGGCAGATGAAGGGAAGCGGCATTGGTACGCCGGCCACCCGGGCAGCTATCATTGAGCGGCTGCTGAAGGTCGGGTACGCACAGCGGAAGGGTAAAACCCTGCAGGCCACAGACAAGGGCGTTATGCTGATCGACGTGGTCCCGGGTGAGCTTTCCAGTCCGGAACTGACAGGACGCTGGGAACTGGCTCTGCATGATATCACGGACGGAGCGCAGGATCCGCAGCGTTTTATGGACGGAATTGCCCGGATGAGCAGCTTTCTGGTAGACTATGCACGAAATACCGCCGCGGCTGTAAGCTTCCCGGCAGAAGAACGCAAATACGGTAAAGGCGGCGGAAAGAAGAAAATCACGGCGGCTCCGCTGCCCGGAACGGTCTGTCCCGTGTGCGGTAAAGGCGGAGTCCGGGAAAACGGCAGGGCCTTTGGCTGCACCGAGAAGGGCTGCAACTTCACCCTTTGGAAAGACTGTCTGGAAAAGGGCGGCGGGCCTGCGCTGACCGGGAAACTGGTGCAGCTGCTGCTGGAGAAAAAACAACTGCAGGGTTCCACGGGAATCCTGATGATCAAGGAGGGTCATCTGCTGTTCTATCCGAATGGCAGCGAACGGCCTTCCGTGGACCGGCCCATGGTTTATATCAAACAGCGCTGAGAAAGGATGATGCACTATGATGAACGGGTATGACAAGCAGGAGGCACTGGAATTTATCCAGGCCAGAATTCACACAAAGGATCATCCGGAACTGGCGGATTGCCTGCCGGAGCTGATCAGCCAGGCGATCGATGCTGATATGGCGTATATGCATGAGCATCATGTGATCGATGAGAACGGGAACGCCGGTACCGAATACTATGAGGATGACGAAGCCTTCGAGTATATGGTGGAAAAACTGGCAGAGCAGAACAAGCTGGATCCGGTGAAAGCTGTCAAGCTTGCCTCGCTGGTGGATGACTTCATGGATTATCAGCAGGAATATCTCGAATCCAAAGGACTGGTGGACTGGGACGATGAGTAAGAAGATTATGCTGGTTTTCGGCACCCGGCCGGAAGCAATCAAGATGTGTCCCCTGGTCAAGGAACTGAAGACCCGGAAGAGTGTTGAAACCCTGGTGTGCGTCACAGGACAGCACAAGGGCATGCTGCAGCAGGTGCTGGACGCCTTCGACGTGAAGCCGGACTATGACCTGGCAATCATGCAGCAGCGCCAGACCCTGTTTGACATCACCACACGGGTGCTGCAGGGCATGAAGGACGTGCTGGAGAAGGAAAAGCCGGACGCGGTTCTTGTGCATGGAGATACAAGCACCACTTTCGCGGCGGCACTGGCCTGCTTTTATCTGCAGATTCCGGTGGGCCATGTGGAAGCCGGCCTGAGAACCTATAATCTGCTTTCTCCCTATCCGGAGGAGTTTAACCGCCAGTGCGTATCCATCCTGGCGAACTGGAACTTTGCTCCCACACCCCTGAGCCGGGACAACCTGATCAGGGAAGGCAAGAAGCCGGAATCGATCTATGTGACGGGTAATACGGTGATTGACGCGCTGAAGACTACCGTAAGGGAGAACTTCACCCATCCGGACCTGGAATGGGCCGGAGACAGCAGGCTGATCCTGCTGACAGCCCACCGGCGGGAAAACCTGGGAGAGCCCATGCATGCCATGTTCCGTGCCATCCGGCGGGTGATTGAGGAACATGAAGACGTGAAGGCACTGTATCCCATTCATATGAATCCCGTTGTGCGGGAAGCGGCGGACGCGGAATTGAGCGGATGCGAACGGATCCGGCTGACAGAGCCGCTGGAGGTGCTGGATTGCCATAACCTGATGGCACGAAGTTACCTGATCCTGACAGACAGCGGCGGCATCCAGGAGGAAGCGCCGAGCCTGGGCAAACCGGTGCTGGTAATGCGTGACACGACTGAACGGCCGGAAGGTATCCAGGCCGGCACGCTGAAGCTTGTGGGAACGAATGAAGAGACGATTTACCGGGAGTTTACCAGACTCCTGGATGACCGGCAGGCATATGATCAGATGGCACATGCGGAGAACCCCTACGGAGACGGACACGCCTGTGAACGGATTGCGGATATCCTGACCGGCGAACAGTAACGGACGGAGTGAGAGAAGATGGCCCGGGCAGGGATCATAACTTTTCTGCATAACAACAATTACGGTTCCTCGCTGCAGGCTTACGCGCTGCAGCGTGCCCTCCGGGAACTGGGTTGCGAATGCCTGCACCTGGATTATGAACCGGACAGAAAAGAAAAAATATGGAATCTGCTGACCAGCGGCAACGACCTGAAGCTGATCCTGGATGGTATCCGTAAGCGCAGCGTCCGGGCGGATCAGAGCGGTGCACGCCGTAAGAGCGAAGCCATTCCCGCTTTTTACAGGAAAAGAATGCAGCTTTCAGCGCCCTGCCGGAACCGGAAGGATCTGCGGCGGGAAAGCGAAAACTGCGACCTGCTGGTGTGCGGCAGCGACCAGATATGGAATCCGGTCTGGCTGAACCCTGCTTATTTCCTGACTTTTGCGGGGAATGAGAAGAATAAGATTGCCTATGCGGCCAGCCTGGGAATCAGCAGGCTTCCGAAAGCTTCCAAGATCCGGAAAATCAAACGATGGACAAAGAACTTCCGGGCAATTTCGGTCCGGGAACAGGAAGGCGCCGAGCTGCTGGAACAGATGACCGGCCTGAAGGCAGACGTTATGCCGGATCCGGTCTGCCTGCTGACCCGGGACGAATGGAACGGGATCGCGGGAGAAGCTCCGGCAGGAGAACCGTACCTGCTTTGCTACTTTATCGGCGAGAACGCGGACTATTGGAACCGGGTACGTCAGCTGCAGGCAGAGACGGGACTGCGGGTGCTGGTGATGCCGGTTACCGCGGAGAGCTATCGCAGCGGCTATGAACTGCTGGACGGAGCCGGTCCGGAAGAATTCCTGGGCGCGGTCCGGAACGCGGCCTGCTTCTGCACGGACAGTTTCCACGGGCTGGTATTCGGGACGATATTCGGCACACGGACGGAAGTGTGCCGCCGTTACCGGGAAGATGATCCGGAAAGCAAGAACAGCCGGGTGGACCAATTCCTCAGGGTGATCAAGGAAAAGGGAATGGATGAACTGAGGGAAGAGGGAAGAGAATGGCTCAGGAGAGCCATGTGCAAAACGCATAAGGCCTGAAGCCTTATGCGTTTTGCTATGATATATTTGTCTTCGACAAATATGATATATTGAGCCGCGGATATTCCGCGGCTCAATGTGATATATCGGCTTAATGCCGATATGATATATTCGCCCAAAGGGCGAATGTGACAGAGTGTTAAACCAATGACCACAGATATGCTGTGGAGAAAAATCTAAGCATTATCGTTTTTTATTATCTAAGTGACAGAGTGAAGAGTGTAAAGTGAAGAGTGTTTTATCTGTTTCGGAGAAACAGATAAAAGAAAACCCGTCTGTTGCACTACAGACGGGTTAATTGTGATTCTTAAGGGCTCAGGCCTCTTCGTGGACCTTGGGCAGTGCGCGCTGCACATTGCCGCTGCGCAGGCAACGGGTGCACACATTCATCCGCTTAGCGGTGCCATTGACCATCACGCGAACGCTCTGCACATTGGGCGCCCAGATGCGATGGCTCTTGCGGTTGGAATGGCTGACGTTGTTGCCGTTCAGCGTGCCCTTCTCACAAATCTCACAAAACTTACCCATGGAAATCATCCTCCTCGTTGGAGTTACACATCAAGCCTTGCTATGATATCACGCCATGAAACAAAATGCAAGCGGTTTTTTGAATTCTTTCAATTGAATTCTGCTAACCGAAAAGCAATTGTCCCAGCCGGGTGACAGGACTCTGCATGACGCAGCCCATGCGCCGGACAGCCAGAACACGGGAAATCTTGTGCATATGACGGGTGGCCAGATAATCATCGACAACCTTGCGGGCTTCGTCAGGAAGATCCTCTCCGTAAAGTTTTCTGAAAACGGCGGTATGGGTATAGGTGAGCAGGATCCTGCGCCTGGCATCCTGACGGTTGCGCAGGGCGGAGACCCCGCGGGACAGCAGCGATTGTGCGCTGGCACCGATGGCATTATCGCCATGCTGACGGTAACGGGTCAGGGGGCGGTTTACATAGGCAATCCGGCCGAAGGCCGCGGCGGTCAGCGCGATGAACCAGTCATGCATAAACAGATCCTTTGCGACAGCGTGTTCCGAAACAAGCTTCCGCAGAGCGGCATTCATGATCAGGGTGCATCCGGTCACGTTGTTCTGCACCAGCAGCTGCGGCAGCGTGACGGCGGCCGGATCCCATCCCTGATGACGGAAGAAGCTGTCGCCGATTTGTTCGCCGGATTCATTGACCAGGGAACAGTCGGAATGAACCAGCAGGGGAGTGTCAGTCCCGTACTGCGCTTCCAGATCCTGGATGGCCTGCTTCAGTACAGCAATTTTGTTCTCTTCCCAGAAATCATCCTGGTCACAGAGCAGGACATAATCCGCGTCGGACTGACGGAGCAGGGAAAGGAAATTTCCGGCGGCGCCCAGATGACGGCCTTGTTCATTGCCGAAAACAAAACGGTTGTCGTGCTCAGAAACGGCACTGAGCAGGGAAGGCGTTTCATCAGAGGAACCGTCATCCTGCATCAGCACGGTAAAATCCCGGTCTGTCTGGGCGGCAAGCGACTCCAGCAGTACCGGGAGATGATTGCTTCCGTTGTAGGCGGTCAATAATACGGAGGTTTTCACCACGT is a genomic window containing:
- the rpmA gene encoding 50S ribosomal protein L27, with protein sequence MMKLNLQLFAHKKGMGSTRNGRDSESKRLGPKRADGQMALAGNILVRQRGTHIHPGHNVGIGKDDTLFAKTTGIVRFERLGKDRKQVSVYPVETAAEAQ
- a CDS encoding polysaccharide pyruvyl transferase family protein, whose translation is MARAGIITFLHNNNYGSSLQAYALQRALRELGCECLHLDYEPDRKEKIWNLLTSGNDLKLILDGIRKRSVRADQSGARRKSEAIPAFYRKRMQLSAPCRNRKDLRRESENCDLLVCGSDQIWNPVWLNPAYFLTFAGNEKNKIAYAASLGISRLPKASKIRKIKRWTKNFRAISVREQEGAELLEQMTGLKADVMPDPVCLLTRDEWNGIAGEAPAGEPYLLCYFIGENADYWNRVRQLQAETGLRVLVMPVTAESYRSGYELLDGAGPEEFLGAVRNAACFCTDSFHGLVFGTIFGTRTEVCRRYREDDPESKNSRVDQFLRVIKEKGMDELREEGREWLRRAMCKTHKA
- the metG gene encoding methionine--tRNA ligase, with amino-acid sequence MSETKKTFYITTPIYYPSGNMTIGHTYTTVAADTMTRFKKMQGYDTYFLTGTDEHGQKIEKKAAEAGVTPIQYVDKIVAETQDLWKLMDIQYDDFIRTTEERHTKVVQKIFRQFYEQGDIYKAEYEGMYCTPCESFWTPTQLVEKDGVKVCPDCGRPCQPMKEESYFFKMSKYQDWLIDYIETHPDFIQPAKRANEMLTNFLRPGLQDLCVSRTSVKWGVPVDFDEKHTVYVWIDALSNYITALGYGTDHDELFRKYWPADIHLVGKEIVRFHTIYWPIMLHALGLPLPKQVFGHGWLLFGADRMSKSKGNVVYPGPIVARYGVDPLRYYLMREMPFGADGNYTNESFLTRMNADLANDLGNLVSRTVAMIEKYFDGILPAWTDAVDAELDTPLQEHCAALPKLVDEQMDKLQFSQALAEVWKVIGECNKYIDLTQPWVLGKDPEKKDRLANVMLTLAECVRFAAVLIGPFMPSTPARIFAQLGVTDDSLKTWDSLKAFGLLPAGTKVQKGEALFPRIDVNKELEALAGGKEEKKAAKAEEKQQKKEQKAEKKHEEPEYPAEIDINDFFKCKIQVARVLACEKVEKSTKLLKFRLGLGKDGERTVVSGIQKWYEPETLVGTQVAVITNLKPAKLAGIESQGMILSALDDNGNLRLVSVGEGVEDGALIG
- a CDS encoding 50S ribosomal protein L28 produces the protein MGKFCEICEKGTLNGNNVSHSNRKSHRIWAPNVQSVRVMVNGTAKRMNVCTRCLRSGNVQRALPKVHEEA
- the wecB gene encoding UDP-N-acetylglucosamine 2-epimerase (non-hydrolyzing), with the protein product MSKKIMLVFGTRPEAIKMCPLVKELKTRKSVETLVCVTGQHKGMLQQVLDAFDVKPDYDLAIMQQRQTLFDITTRVLQGMKDVLEKEKPDAVLVHGDTSTTFAAALACFYLQIPVGHVEAGLRTYNLLSPYPEEFNRQCVSILANWNFAPTPLSRDNLIREGKKPESIYVTGNTVIDALKTTVRENFTHPDLEWAGDSRLILLTAHRRENLGEPMHAMFRAIRRVIEEHEDVKALYPIHMNPVVREAADAELSGCERIRLTEPLEVLDCHNLMARSYLILTDSGGIQEEAPSLGKPVLVMRDTTERPEGIQAGTLKLVGTNEETIYREFTRLLDDRQAYDQMAHAENPYGDGHACERIADILTGEQ
- a CDS encoding DNA topoisomerase III encodes the protein MGKIVVVAEKPSVGRDIARVLGCRTGGDGCLIGDRYIVTWAVGHLVTLVEPNELDPKYEKWSFATLPILPETIPLKVISTTRDQFSRVKKLINDKETDSLICATDAGREGELIFRYIYEKAGCTKPFQRLWISSMTDEAITEGFRDIRPGADYDGLYESARCRSKADWLVGMNASRAFTLKYNTLLSIGRVQTPTLAILVKRRKEIENFKPEGFSTLTADFGDYSGVYFSEKLDPDTHLKEKEDAEKIAAEVKDKTGTVIQAETIRKKELPPQLYDLTSLQRDANRMLGFTADKTLKTAQSLYEKHKALTYPRTDSRFLPPDMIPRVVQTMKLLPEAYQKFVPGALPGGKLPVSKRTIDQTKVTDHHAIIPTAKRSDPSKFSEDERKLYDMVARRLLAAFYPACDYDATKIVTKVEEHLFRTTGKVIVNNGWHDVPPLENPPKAKKKTAEEGESENPLPPLQEGDTRPVRGTKIKEDKTKPPAPHTDASLLAAMETAGKELDDEELVRQMKGSGIGTPATRAAIIERLLKVGYAQRKGKTLQATDKGVMLIDVVPGELSSPELTGRWELALHDITDGAQDPQRFMDGIARMSSFLVDYARNTAAAVSFPAEERKYGKGGGKKKITAAPLPGTVCPVCGKGGVRENGRAFGCTEKGCNFTLWKDCLEKGGGPALTGKLVQLLLEKKQLQGSTGILMIKEGHLLFYPNGSERPSVDRPMVYIKQR
- the rplU gene encoding 50S ribosomal protein L21, which translates into the protein MYAIIAAGGRQYRVSQGDVIYIDKVNQEADSKISFDVLMIGGEGDVKVGNPTIEGAKVEGKVIAQVKGEKITVYKYKSKKDTKRKIGHRQPYTKVEITAINA
- a CDS encoding TatD family hydrolase; this translates as MEWFDSHCHVDEEAFDEDREEALARMAEHGITRYAVIGSDMETSRRAIRFAREHAGAIAVGGIHPHEAKGFREEDLAEMADWYRKGKIKAIGEIGLDFYYDHSPRGIQREVCIRQMELAWELKAPVAYHIRDAHAEMLEIMKGMKAKLTGGIIHCFSGSAEIAKEYLKLGYYISFAGPLTFKKAPKLQEACRIVPQDRLLIETDSPYMAPEPVRGRRNEPANVRYVGMKLAEIRGEKPEEVAEYTTENAKKVYGLE
- a CDS encoding ribosomal-processing cysteine protease Prp; its protein translation is MITAVLYREGDNLTGCRLEGHSGWAESGRDIVCAAASILGCTCVNALESVCGVIPEITEYNEDKGVLAFELPETTEKENAEAQIVMKTLRQGLKDLAEAYPQNVTFSIKERRKQQ
- a CDS encoding glycosyltransferase family 2 protein, which translates into the protein MGDHVVKTSVLLTAYNGSNHLPVLLESLAAQTDRDFTVLMQDDGSSDETPSLLSAVSEHDNRFVFGNEQGRHLGAAGNFLSLLRQSDADYVLLCDQDDFWEENKIAVLKQAIQDLEAQYGTDTPLLVHSDCSLVNESGEQIGDSFFRHQGWDPAAVTLPQLLVQNNVTGCTLIMNAALRKLVSEHAVAKDLFMHDWFIALTAAAFGRIAYVNRPLTRYRQHGDNAIGASAQSLLSRGVSALRNRQDARRRILLTYTHTAVFRKLYGEDLPDEARKVVDDYLATRHMHKISRVLAVRRMGCVMQSPVTRLGQLLFG